The Salmo trutta chromosome 27, fSalTru1.1, whole genome shotgun sequence genome includes the window ATGCAAATGAGCTGGAGGGTGTCAGGCTTGACATGCACTGCTGCGCTAAGTAAACAGCGCTCTCTGGCTGCTCCCACTTATGTCCTCCttacccctcctcacccctcgcTATTATCTGGAGTGTTCTCTGTTCTCCCACATTGTTCATagtcttttgttttgttttggcaAATAATACAATTAGACAAGTGAGGATTATGCTTGATGTCTGCCGTTCATCACCGGGTTGTTAACTGTCTGGGCATATCTCCACCACTGTCTCCCTGTCCGCCTCTCTTCCTGTGTCACAAATGGCATAGTGctttggtcaaatgtagtgcactatatagggaatagggtgccacttgggactcaCTTTGTCCTTTTGTGAGGACAGTTGCTTCTCAAACACAGAAGCGAGCCTGAGTCAATGAGCTTCAGTTTACTAAGAGCTTGGGAGGATGTTTGACTTTGTATCGTCGCCATAAGACAAAGAGGTTCTTGGCTCATCTTAGACAGAGTTAAGATTGCTGTTGGACCATAATGGACTTTTCTCGTGGGATGCCAGTTTCTGAAACACCAGTTTCTGGAGATGTGGATGTGTGACATTGTGCTGTGTTGGGCTGTGTTTCGACACACCAAATAGGGGAGATTCAATGTTGAAACCAAAGCTGGCAAAGCAAAATACCATTTTTTTTGGTGGATTTATGCTACATATAGTGATTGTTTGATATGAAGGTTGGCACCAAAACAATAACaatgttatatactgtatgtattcaggtaacactttacattaagttgccccTATTACTATGTAACTAGCACATTCATAACTGTGTTAACATAGTAGTTACATAGGTTGTTGCGGAATCAGTTATTAAACAATTGGAACAAGGAATGTGTAATTACACATTCACTTGCTGAAGGTTATTCCGCATGTGTGCCATGACCTGGCTCAAAGGCTATCCCGAATCAAATGTATTGCAAGAACAATGTAGTTACATAGGATATACTTGTCATTATCATGTACCTAACCAGGAGCAAGCAACTTAACGTAAAGTGAAACCCAGTAGTGTATAAGCTTTATAATTACTTTGTTACAATGTAACAACctttgtatttacaatgaaacAACATTTGCAGATCAAAGGCTATCCAGGAGAAATTTGGAGACAGGAGGACATTCAATTAAATGCCAATAACAAATTAAGAGACAGAAATAGTATGTGACTTCCATTTTGTCTGCAGAGGACAGTTTGAGAGGTGATAGGTCAGTGTGATATAATTTCCTGGTGAACTCATACaaaattgttttaaaaaacaaattcaatattttaagAAGAAAAACGTGTTAAGTAAAAAAGACAAGTAAAAAAATACAATGTGTGAGGGAACCAGTTGGTCGAGTTAATTGATGTAGTATGGACATGTAGGTAGcgttaaagtgaccatgcataaataataaacagagagtagcagcagcgtaaaagaggggtctgggtagccctttgattaactgttcaggagtcttatggcttgggggtagaagctgttaaatggtatcaagaatatgcatatccttgcttcagatcctgagctacaggcagttagatttgggtatgtcattttgggctacatttttaaaaaaagggTCTTGTCCTTTTAACCTTTTTGTTCACTATTTATTTACATGTTtgaacattaaataaataaataaaaaagaagccAGAAGAACACTAACATCACACTGACCTCTCACAACTCTCCTATGCAGCCAAGTGGAAGTTACATGTTATTTCTGTCTCTTAATTGGTCATGTTTTTAATGTGCAAAGTGCAATGTAAGTCTCCAAAATAGTGAAATAACATTGTAAACTAAATGTTTTATGATTTTTATGATGATTTAGTAAAGTTTATTAACTGAGTTGGAAAACGTGTTGACATTAGGCTGACagtgcctagctagctagctacattagtgAATTATGgggaaatgctagctagctagctttaccaCCCTGTATTTTTACTAACTAAAATAGTTATTGCTTTGAGTTTGAAATGGTTGAATCGTTTGAATATGAATCTTTGTCAAATCCATTAAAGAAAAGTCAAACTGTAAAAACATTTTCCTCTCTCCTTATTTCCCTTGGTTAGCCTATTGTCTGCAAAGgttgttacattgtaactacAAAGCAATTCAAATGTCACTTCACTTTATATTGTTGCtttttcaaaaacagaaataaactAATTGAAAAATAGCCAGTAGTTAATGACAGGGAGTGTCTTGTTACAATTGTTGTTACATGTAACAAGGTCCAATTTTGGTTTCAGTTATTAACATGGTAATTCACAGGTGACGTTCAAATGTGTAATTACAAAACAATTACATAGTGGAACAAGAAAATGTGTAATAACATCAGTAGTTACACATGTGGGATAACCTTCATCAAGTGAATGTGTAAATTACTCATTCCTTGTTTAAATTGTGTAACTGATTCCTCAACAACCCTATTACCATGTAATTACATAGTAAAACATATGTATCTATGttgtgttgttattattacaCAGTTATTCATCACGGAAGTGTAAGCACAGTAAAAACAAGGTGCAAGGGCTCAACGTGATGAGGGCAAAAACGGCTTTGGATTTCTTAATTCTGTTTGACAACGCTAATGGCAAGGCAATTGACACAGTcctatagatgtaggatcttaatttgatcactctgttgcagGACAACTAtactgcaatgcaggaaatgtaaaacttgtagtgtatttgaggtttttaaaaggcttctgagtTTTGCAATTTCCACCTTTACATTTCAGACTTGAAACatgtatcaacccttacaaaatTGTCCACTAATAATAATCCACAtaaaaataattcacatttcctatttCTTaatgattattttcctgctgtagcaaactgtctaaTTATTATCCTACATCGGTATATAAAGAAACTAGTCAGCAGGCAATAATTAGTATAAAAAAAACTGATAACACCTGATTGGCTTAGACTATGCTGTCATTCAAAAGATGCTAATGAAAACCATTATAGAACATTATACCGGAAGCTGAAAAAAAACAGGTCTCCAACATACAACGCATGGGTGGAAATAAAACATTGAGCGGAGATGCTGcagttacaaaaaaatatattgctATTGTTAGAGAAGCAGGTGGCTGGAAACTGGGAGGGAAAAGTGTTGTGATGCAGAAATACAGAGTAGTGGAAGGAAACGTAACAGCTTTCTGGTGGTATAGTGTGTCTGGCTGAAGGCTGAAGAGGGAGATTGGAGGGAAAGTGCAGCAGGGGGCTGCTGTCAAGCCACACCACAGCCCCCGCTTAACAATGGCCAGGGATGGGCTGCTACAACTGCTGCATGAAGAacaggaagggatggagggagggatgagggagggggatgaagtgagggagggatggattaaaagtgatggagaggaagagagggacagagagggagggaggggaggaggaagaaagCGAGATGGAGTgagatagggagggaggcaggggaggaAAAACAGGAGTGGTGgagagtggtggagagagggagggagtgagtgaaggAGGGTAAAGCTCATGCATTTTCCAGTACTTCACTACCTGTCACGGCAGAGCCTGGGATTCCAGTGATGGCTGTGGCAGCTGGGGATGGAAATCCTCACTTAGGAAAGGAGCTAGGGCTGGATTCACTGAGATTTGGACAATATCTGCCAATAACACCTGACACCTGACATGACATATTGGATTTGGCATCTCCTGCTGTCACACTTTGAAATCTTGATCTGCATTTGATGAGTTAGTGAAATCGCTATACTTGTATCTGTGCTGTATCTGCATGTTTCGGTGTTAGGTTAGCGATAACACATTGCATTCCTATAACTCAAGCGGAAATTAATTACTTCTGGAAACAATTAGAAACACAACAGTGATAACAGATAACTTATTTTAAGTGatctcaaatactatttgaacccagttctgctctccacCCTGAAAACTAGCATCAAGATCTCAGCCTCTCAGCCAGGCATGAAAGGGTCCAGGCTCCCACTACACTTATCTTTACGTGACAGGCTAAATGTCAAACATTAGTTCCATCTGCCCTATTAGCGTTGGTTAATTCTGCTTAAAAGCTACACACCCATATTTAATGAATCAGCTTCTCGGGACCCCTCTCCTCAATCGTCCGGATCTTCATGCTTGCGTTAGCAGTAAGGAGGAAATGGGTCCCCAGGGGCAAATAATCACTGACAGTTTTCTCTTTAAAGACACACTGCATCACTAGTTAGGAGAGGACTAGGTGAGAGCCTAGAgcagggttctccaaccctgttcctggagagctaccgtcctgtaggttttcgctcctaccccagttgtaactaaacTGGTTCAGTTTataaaccagctaattattagaatcaggcgttctagattagggttggagtgaaaacctacagtacagtagctctccaggaacagggttggagagccatgGCCTAGAGGGTGTTCCACTGCCTTTTTATGCTGCAGAATATTCGGTGATTACTTACTGTAAATGTAAAGGAAAGTGCTGTAATGGTGATTGGATAGAAGGTATATGTATTGAAGTTCAATATTAGGCCAGTGTCTAATTACAAAAAAATTACCAGGGAGATCAGGGAACAATATTGTAAAGTTTTTGTTTTGCTTTAGAGGAAAGCAAAATCGAAAACCAATCAAGAGATAGGCAGAGATGTTCACATTTACAAACCATTTACAAATCACATTTACATTGAAATTAAGATTAAGTATTTTTATGTACTTGTAGAACTGACCCActcatctcttcttctctctcctctctctctctccagggggcCGACTCCTGTTCCTTGTGTTGTGGTTAAACCTGGTGCCTCGAGGAGCAGAGGGCTGCCCGGTCaaatgtgtgtgttacagtgagccACGGCCCACTGTGGCATGCCAGCAACAAGGACTGTTCTCCATTCCCAACGAGATCCCTGTGCAGAGCCAGCGGATATTTCTCCAGAGCAACAAGCTGACCGTTGTCCGCTCCACCAGCTTCAGCTCGGTGCACAACCTCACCGTCCTCTGGATGTACTCCAACAACATCAGCCACATCGAAGCCGGGGCCTTCTATGGTCTGGAGCGGCTGGAGGAGCTGGACATTGGGGACAACAGTAACCTGAGAATCATCAGCCCCACGGCCTTCAGGGGCCTGTCCAAGCTCCACACCCTCCACCTGCACAGGTGCGGCCTGTCGGAGTTACCTGTCGGAGCGTTCCAGGGACTGTGCTCCCTGCAGTACCTTTAcctgcaggacaataacctactgGCCCTGCACGACGACACTTTCCTGGACCTGGCCAACCTAACCTATCTCTTCCTGCACAACAACAAGATCAAGACCGTATCGGACCACATGCTGCGTGGCCTCATTAACCTCGACCGCCTGTTGCTGCACCAGAACCGGGTGATCTATGTCCAACCAAGAGCATTCAGTGACCTAGGAAAATTGACCACACTGTTCCTGTTCTACAACAACCTGACCATGCTGACTGGGGAGACCATGGACCCACTGGGGTCCCTCCAGTACCTGCGTCTCAACGGGAACCAGTGGGTCTGTGACTGTCGGGCCAGGACCCTGTGGGACTGGTTCAAACGCTTCAAGGGCTCCAGCTCAGAGCTTGAGTGTAACGTCCCACTGGAGTTGTTTGGGAAGGACCTGAAACGGCTGAAGAGTGATGATCTGGAAGGGTGTGTGGAAACTCCTCAGATCCAAACCCAGTTCTTCAGCTCCAAGCCGTGGTCTGGAAAATTTGCCTCCACGGAAAATCCTCTAGGAAATGGAATTCCCAGGTGTTGTCTTCCAGATAATGATAAGTCCTCTATCATCTCCGGGAAAACCATCCCTGACCCCTCATCCTACAACAGCCGCCAGATCACCAATAACCCCCTCAAGGAGAAGGAGAACATATCAAAGACCAAATTCAGAGAGCAGGAGCGAACAAAAAATGAGACCATCCGGAATAAGCAGAGTCTCAACGACGGGCCTCTGGGGACTCTGTCCAACAACCTTGACCAGTCCTTAGTCCAACTGCAAGATCTGGAACCTTCTACAGCCCCAACCAGGAAGAAAAAGAAGTGCACTAAAAAACCCAAATCCGATGCACAATGTCTCAAAGGCCATGGATCTACAATGCAGGCGGAGCTGAGTTTTCTCTTCATGTCCATAATCTGGTTCTGGTTCTCGTTGGTCATCTCTTAGGACCTTAGGGCCTGGGATGGGATTCATGCTAAATAAACATTGTTGGGACTCACAGATTGTTATTAATGCTCATGACAATGATACAGAATATATCTGCAGTGATCTCTGACCTCCACTAATAGCCCAGAGACTGATAACCCAGGAAGTCAGGTTTGGACGCATCGCCAGCGTAACAAGGACTTATGATAATAAAGAAGTTAACAAAAAAGGATGCCTTTGCAGAACATGTCAGATCTAATGTATATAACAAATCAGTGCCCAAAATTGTTCGTTCTGTATGTACTGTACCGTGTCTAAGCTACACCACTTTGGAGACTCTCCTTATTCCTTTTTCTGTCTCAAAAGCTTTTACTGCTGAGACAGTGACTGCTTAGACAGACcacaaaaaatgaataaaaaataacattAATTCAGAgggtctgaacacacacaaagaaaGTTTAGGGTCTGTTTgttgaaaaatagattttcacTCCCCATTATTTATTCAAAAAGTGTTGCATTTGTCAGGTACTGTTATGTTTTTTATGTTTATAAGTAAAGACAAATGTTTATTCTCTCCCCAGTTTGAGTTATGTTTTCATCACAGTATGGGTACGGGTAGCATTGGCTAAAATAATGCTGTCTAAATGTTTCACAGAGATTGCAATGGAATCATAGATACGCATTTTATTTTACTTGTGTACAAGTATGAATATATTATGAATAAAAGTTATCCTTTCATATAGCTGGTTGGTTATTGATGTGTTATTTTTAGGCACTGGAGGATAGCTCTCAAGTATAActaataatcacacagaattcaACAGCATTAAAAATAATCACTCATGACTACTCAATCATAAACTCAGcacaaaaagaaacgtcctctcactgtcaactgtgtttactttcagaaaacttaacatgtaaatatttgtatgaacataacaagattcaacaactgagacataagctgaacaagttccacagacatgtgactaacagaaatggaataatgtgtccctgaacaaaggggggggtcaaattaaaaagtaacagtcagtatctggtgtggccacctcCTCATaggctgcaccagatttgccagttctttctgtgatatgttaccccactcttccaccaaggcacctacctgcaagttcccggacatttatggggggaatggccctagccctcatcctctgattcaacaggtcccagacgtgctcaatgggattgagatccgcgactcgtcagtgaagagcactttttgccagtcctgtctggtccagcgacggtgggtttgtgcccataggccacattgttgcaggtgatgtctggtgaggacctgccttacaacaggcctataagccctcagtccaccctctctcagcctattgcggacagtctgagcactgatagagggattgtgcattcctggtgtaactctggcagttgttgccatcctgtacctgtcccgccggtgtgatgttcggatgtaccgatcctgtgcaggtgttgttacacgtggtctgccagtgcgaggacgatcagctgtccgtcctgtctccctgtagcgctgtcttaggcgtctcacagtacggacattgcaatttattgcctttaggcaagttcacgcagatgagcagggaccctgggcatctttcttttggtgtttttcagagtcaggagaaaggcctctttagtgtcctacgtttttataactgtgaccttaattgcctactgtctgtaagctgttagtatcttaacgaccgttccacaggtgcatgttcattaattgtttatggttcattgaacaagcatgggaaacagtgtttaagccctttacaatgaagatctctgaagttatttggatttgaaagacagggtcctgaaaagggacgtttatttttttgctgagtttatattgctTCCGCAGACTAATGCTTACGAATGTAATGTAATACTGTACATGCAAAAACTTCCCTCAGATCTATAGTGAACAACAGCTAGTGAAACCTCACATTACACTTCACCTATGTGTACAGTAAACAGACCATAATCTCTCCCTCAGTTCATCTGTAATCTCTCCCTCAGTTCCTTCTAAACAGATGGCAGGCCCACACTCTGGCCCATTTTCTTCCTtgaggcccccattattagccaaACAATGATCGTTCTGTGCAAGAGCCCCAACTTAGAAAGGCCCACTGCGTAAAGATGGACCAGCTCTATTGCCAGTCCGTTTCTTGCCCAGGCCTTCTGTGGCAAGGCAGGCTCATTGTTTGTGGCTGATTACAGAGTGCTTTGTCAAAGGTGGCCTGATCTCAAGCCCCAGTATTGTAGTACTCCACATTTAGTTCTTTCTCCTCTCAGTCCTCTACGGGATACTGGCGTCCGCCGCCGGATGAGTGACATGCTGGctccactgtgtttgtgtgtgtgtgtgtgtgtgtgtgtgtgagagagtgtgggGGTGGGAGGTCATAGCCTGGAGACCACATGTCATACTTTTCACCTTTCACTcttttacattattttttttttctttctctactCTGTGGGGGGCTAAAGGCACCTGGTCTAATGTCACCAACACTGCTATGTCTAAAGTGAGTGCCCATACACCTTTCGTCAATAGGCTTGCCCTACATGCTTTTATTATGATCTCTAAAAGCTATTTTATTCTCAGCTTTTTAACTTTGTGGGGGGTCTAAGTTTATCTGGTCTAATGTCATCAAAGTTGATATGTCTGTAAAGAGTAGGCCTACCCTTAGCACTTTTCTCAAAATATGCTTTTGGTGTGACCTCTAAAAGCTATTTGAAAAAGCTCTACACAGAATAATAGGTCATAAAAGCCCATTTGGAATAGCTATACCACTGTTTCTTTGTTCATATGCCCTGCATGTGTCAAGATCTTGCTTGAGCGTTAACTGCAGACACAGTATGCCACTTGCATTAAATGCCTTGGGGCAACTGACAGGAAGATCAAATAAGatttatgtacagtgcattcggaaagtattcaaaccccttccctttttccacattttgttacgttacagtcttattctaaaatggataaaattattttttcccctcatcaatctatacaaaataccccataatgacaaggagaccttttgctatgagactcgaaattgagctcaagtgcatcctgtttacattgatcatccttgaaatgtttctacaatttgattggagttcAGCTGTGGTAAATGAAATtcattgaacatgatttggaaaggtacacacctatctatataaggacccacagttgacagtgcgtgtcagagcaaaaaccaagccttgaggtcattggaggtccccaagaacagagtggccttTATCATTCCTAAATAGAAGAAATTTGGAACcgccaaaactcttcctagagctggccgccttgccaaactgagcaatcgggggagaggggccttggtcagggagttgaccaagaactgaatggtcactttgacagagctccagtgttcctctgtggagatgggaaaaccttccagaaggacaaccatctctgcagcactccaccaatcaggcctttatggtagagtggccagacggaagccactcctcagtaaaaagcacatgacatcccacttggagttagccaaaaggcgcctaaaggactccagacaatgagaaacaagattctctggtctgaggaaacaaagattgaactctttggcctgaatgccaagcgtcacatctagaggaaacctggtaccatccccactgtgaagcatggtggtggtagcatcaggctgtggggatatttttcagcggcagggactgggagactagtcaggatcgagggaaagatgaaaggagcaaagtacagagagatcctttatgaaaacctgttccagagcactcaggacctcagactggagtgaaAGTTCACCTTTCAAGATcatgcagcactaattccaaaaagttttgggacaccgtaaagtccagagtacctcctcccagggaaacactgtcaccactgataaatccacgataatcgagaatttcaataattctctatg containing:
- the LOC115164147 gene encoding reticulon-4 receptor-like isoform X1 encodes the protein MKTSLVEGYFESFHSALLKNTQSGSMRERTHNKSTTRLWDRNQQGTLKGQTSSLNVDLPAPSPTVTGHQHPLTPTGLNLLHTRGGRLLFLVLWLNLVPRGAEGCPVKCVCYSEPRPTVACQQQGLFSIPNEIPVQSQRIFLQSNKLTVVRSTSFSSVHNLTVLWMYSNNISHIEAGAFYGLERLEELDIGDNSNLRIISPTAFRGLSKLHTLHLHRCGLSELPVGAFQGLCSLQYLYLQDNNLLALHDDTFLDLANLTYLFLHNNKIKTVSDHMLRGLINLDRLLLHQNRVIYVQPRAFSDLGKLTTLFLFYNNLTMLTGETMDPLGSLQYLRLNGNQWVCDCRARTLWDWFKRFKGSSSELECNVPLELFGKDLKRLKSDDLEGCVETPQIQTQFFSSKPWSGKFASTENPLGNGIPRCCLPDNDKSSIISGKTIPDPSSYNSRQITNNPLKEKENISKTKFREQERTKNETIRNKQSLNDGPLGTLSNNLDQSLVQLQDLEPSTAPTRKKKKCTKKPKSDAQCLKGHGSTMQAELSFLFMSIIWFWFSLVIS
- the LOC115164147 gene encoding reticulon-4 receptor-like isoform X2: MKTSLVEGYFESFHSALLKNTQSGSMRERTHNKSTTRLWDRNQQGTLKGGRLLFLVLWLNLVPRGAEGCPVKCVCYSEPRPTVACQQQGLFSIPNEIPVQSQRIFLQSNKLTVVRSTSFSSVHNLTVLWMYSNNISHIEAGAFYGLERLEELDIGDNSNLRIISPTAFRGLSKLHTLHLHRCGLSELPVGAFQGLCSLQYLYLQDNNLLALHDDTFLDLANLTYLFLHNNKIKTVSDHMLRGLINLDRLLLHQNRVIYVQPRAFSDLGKLTTLFLFYNNLTMLTGETMDPLGSLQYLRLNGNQWVCDCRARTLWDWFKRFKGSSSELECNVPLELFGKDLKRLKSDDLEGCVETPQIQTQFFSSKPWSGKFASTENPLGNGIPRCCLPDNDKSSIISGKTIPDPSSYNSRQITNNPLKEKENISKTKFREQERTKNETIRNKQSLNDGPLGTLSNNLDQSLVQLQDLEPSTAPTRKKKKCTKKPKSDAQCLKGHGSTMQAELSFLFMSIIWFWFSLVIS
- the LOC115164147 gene encoding reticulon-4 receptor-like isoform X3; the encoded protein is MKTSLVEGQTSSLNVDLPAPSPTVTGHQHPLTPTGLNLLHTRGGRLLFLVLWLNLVPRGAEGCPVKCVCYSEPRPTVACQQQGLFSIPNEIPVQSQRIFLQSNKLTVVRSTSFSSVHNLTVLWMYSNNISHIEAGAFYGLERLEELDIGDNSNLRIISPTAFRGLSKLHTLHLHRCGLSELPVGAFQGLCSLQYLYLQDNNLLALHDDTFLDLANLTYLFLHNNKIKTVSDHMLRGLINLDRLLLHQNRVIYVQPRAFSDLGKLTTLFLFYNNLTMLTGETMDPLGSLQYLRLNGNQWVCDCRARTLWDWFKRFKGSSSELECNVPLELFGKDLKRLKSDDLEGCVETPQIQTQFFSSKPWSGKFASTENPLGNGIPRCCLPDNDKSSIISGKTIPDPSSYNSRQITNNPLKEKENISKTKFREQERTKNETIRNKQSLNDGPLGTLSNNLDQSLVQLQDLEPSTAPTRKKKKCTKKPKSDAQCLKGHGSTMQAELSFLFMSIIWFWFSLVIS
- the LOC115164147 gene encoding reticulon-4 receptor-like isoform X5; the encoded protein is MKTSLVEGGRLLFLVLWLNLVPRGAEGCPVKCVCYSEPRPTVACQQQGLFSIPNEIPVQSQRIFLQSNKLTVVRSTSFSSVHNLTVLWMYSNNISHIEAGAFYGLERLEELDIGDNSNLRIISPTAFRGLSKLHTLHLHRCGLSELPVGAFQGLCSLQYLYLQDNNLLALHDDTFLDLANLTYLFLHNNKIKTVSDHMLRGLINLDRLLLHQNRVIYVQPRAFSDLGKLTTLFLFYNNLTMLTGETMDPLGSLQYLRLNGNQWVCDCRARTLWDWFKRFKGSSSELECNVPLELFGKDLKRLKSDDLEGCVETPQIQTQFFSSKPWSGKFASTENPLGNGIPRCCLPDNDKSSIISGKTIPDPSSYNSRQITNNPLKEKENISKTKFREQERTKNETIRNKQSLNDGPLGTLSNNLDQSLVQLQDLEPSTAPTRKKKKCTKKPKSDAQCLKGHGSTMQAELSFLFMSIIWFWFSLVIS
- the LOC115164147 gene encoding reticulon-4 receptor-like isoform X4, yielding MWRFPGSGLILYAGDKEKRDDSFTVWTCSGPGLKLWNEKGGRLLFLVLWLNLVPRGAEGCPVKCVCYSEPRPTVACQQQGLFSIPNEIPVQSQRIFLQSNKLTVVRSTSFSSVHNLTVLWMYSNNISHIEAGAFYGLERLEELDIGDNSNLRIISPTAFRGLSKLHTLHLHRCGLSELPVGAFQGLCSLQYLYLQDNNLLALHDDTFLDLANLTYLFLHNNKIKTVSDHMLRGLINLDRLLLHQNRVIYVQPRAFSDLGKLTTLFLFYNNLTMLTGETMDPLGSLQYLRLNGNQWVCDCRARTLWDWFKRFKGSSSELECNVPLELFGKDLKRLKSDDLEGCVETPQIQTQFFSSKPWSGKFASTENPLGNGIPRCCLPDNDKSSIISGKTIPDPSSYNSRQITNNPLKEKENISKTKFREQERTKNETIRNKQSLNDGPLGTLSNNLDQSLVQLQDLEPSTAPTRKKKKCTKKPKSDAQCLKGHGSTMQAELSFLFMSIIWFWFSLVIS